One genomic segment of Rubeoparvulum massiliense includes these proteins:
- a CDS encoding MDR family MFS transporter has protein sequence MKLLEWDINLKVRLFGELLMNVLFWMFVPFMAIYFKEEFGEALAGFLMVIPPIAGILANLFGGTWADRYGRKRMMQIAIFIEAISMFIFAFSPSAWLDFLIFNCLTVASIIYQPASLAMVADLVPVHERRDVFAVFYMNRNIGVVLGPMIGSVLFFTYRTELILGCAIAAVIFFILLNKYVHETVPAHTIEQSKKSSTLGQLKNFMVIFKDKLFFLYVMAGVIIHQTFLQMDFYLSIYVYDQVHDAPLMRLRDHLITVDGAQLYGMLVSLNGIMVVLLSVAITRAIRNWSDKRAFTISALLFGFSYFLMAFSLNPWYLLFCIAIFTIAEMMRTPVLQNFITKISPEDQRGQYLGASSLQFSIGQMIAPLSLTLSGIVSPFWMFTSFFVTGIIGALLYAIMFNLYDKQMAGEEEHSIPQSAEY, from the coding sequence ATGAAACTCTTAGAATGGGATATTAACTTGAAGGTACGCTTATTTGGCGAGCTGTTAATGAATGTGTTGTTTTGGATGTTTGTTCCGTTTATGGCGATTTATTTTAAAGAAGAGTTTGGAGAGGCCCTTGCTGGATTCTTAATGGTGATTCCACCCATCGCGGGCATTCTTGCTAATCTCTTTGGTGGCACCTGGGCAGATCGGTATGGCCGCAAGCGGATGATGCAAATCGCCATCTTTATTGAGGCCATTTCCATGTTTATCTTCGCATTTTCGCCAAGCGCATGGCTCGATTTTCTTATCTTTAATTGTCTTACAGTAGCTAGTATTATTTATCAACCTGCTAGCTTAGCCATGGTGGCTGACCTGGTTCCTGTTCATGAACGCCGTGATGTCTTTGCAGTATTTTATATGAATCGGAACATCGGCGTTGTTCTAGGGCCGATGATCGGTTCGGTACTCTTCTTTACATATCGCACGGAACTCATCTTGGGATGTGCTATTGCAGCAGTTATATTTTTCATACTGTTAAACAAATATGTTCATGAAACAGTACCAGCCCATACCATCGAACAATCAAAGAAAAGTAGCACTTTAGGGCAACTGAAGAACTTTATGGTTATCTTTAAAGATAAACTGTTCTTTCTCTATGTGATGGCTGGTGTGATAATCCATCAGACATTTTTGCAGATGGACTTTTATTTGAGCATCTACGTGTATGACCAAGTGCACGATGCTCCCTTGATGCGATTGCGGGATCACCTCATCACTGTGGATGGAGCACAGCTGTACGGGATGCTAGTGAGTCTCAATGGAATCATGGTGGTACTCCTCAGCGTAGCGATAACCCGCGCCATTCGAAACTGGTCTGATAAGCGTGCTTTTACCATTTCAGCGTTACTCTTTGGCTTTAGCTATTTCTTAATGGCATTTTCTCTGAATCCATGGTATCTCTTATTCTGTATTGCCATATTCACCATCGCAGAGATGATGCGAACACCTGTTTTACAGAACTTTATCACGAAGATTTCTCCAGAAGACCAACGGGGGCAATATCTCGGAGCATCATCACTTCAGTTTTCCATCGGTCAAATGATTGCTCCATTATCCCTCACCCTAAGTGGGATTGTCTCACCGTTCTGGATGTTTACTAGCTTTTTTGTAACGGGGATCATCGGTGCATTGCTTTATGCAATCATGTTTAATCTCTATGATAAGCAGATGGCAGGGGAGGAGGAGCATTCCATACCTCAATCAGCGGAATACTAA
- a CDS encoding MFS transporter yields the protein MRKQKNQSIIHNRAFILLWLGQTVSRLGNLVYDVALGYTVYLITGSPLSVGTVLSCFTIAQLLTLVFGGAVVDRFSRKNIILITDIIAGLVTMLLVVALMVEQLSIEMMYLISIVLGIVSAFHLPAYRAIIPEALHEHDITAANGLISITNSITRVIGPSIGAGLLTWLGAMGAFLFNALSFWIAVVAMIFTPIRVTQTRRKHQEKKLLSDVMNGLRLAFQTPWLRDLFLISSAINVLVLGPITILIPVIVGMEELSPAIIGGVMAMQGIGTVLSNSAILRIPARKISMKFIFSLSISFGLGALLMGLSQPLYLFVLGGFFVGLGACTFTLKQTLIQTRVSLDYLGRIFSLDMIASFVLLPLGYATASILADLWSPRLVIIVGGSIEIFLGGLFIFLEKGRVGYKKSLELS from the coding sequence ATGCGAAAACAGAAAAATCAATCAATCATCCATAATCGTGCATTCATCCTGCTTTGGTTAGGGCAAACCGTATCAAGGCTAGGAAATCTGGTCTATGATGTAGCTCTAGGATATACCGTCTATCTCATCACCGGTTCGCCACTCAGTGTGGGTACAGTCTTGAGCTGTTTCACTATCGCACAATTGCTTACACTAGTGTTTGGTGGGGCGGTAGTTGATCGATTCTCACGGAAAAACATTATTCTGATAACCGATATCATCGCAGGACTTGTAACAATGCTACTTGTTGTTGCTTTGATGGTGGAGCAGTTATCCATTGAGATGATGTATCTCATTAGTATTGTGTTAGGTATCGTGAGTGCTTTCCATTTACCAGCTTATCGGGCCATTATACCAGAGGCACTTCATGAACATGACATCACAGCAGCCAATGGATTAATCAGTATAACCAATAGTATTACAAGGGTGATCGGTCCTTCAATCGGAGCAGGTTTACTAACCTGGTTGGGCGCAATGGGCGCATTTCTCTTCAATGCGCTTTCATTTTGGATTGCAGTCGTGGCGATGATCTTTACACCGATACGTGTTACCCAAACTAGAAGAAAACATCAAGAGAAGAAGCTCTTATCTGATGTGATGAACGGGTTACGATTAGCTTTTCAAACACCATGGTTACGGGATTTATTCCTTATTTCTTCTGCCATCAATGTACTGGTTTTAGGACCAATTACAATCTTAATACCTGTCATCGTTGGAATGGAGGAATTATCTCCAGCCATAATCGGCGGTGTGATGGCCATGCAAGGGATTGGCACGGTTCTTTCAAATTCTGCAATTCTTCGCATACCAGCGAGAAAAATATCCATGAAATTCATTTTTTCCTTATCTATCAGCTTTGGCTTAGGTGCATTACTCATGGGGCTTTCTCAGCCATTGTACTTATTTGTCCTGGGAGGCTTCTTTGTGGGCTTAGGGGCGTGCACCTTCACATTAAAGCAAACACTTATTCAGACGAGGGTTTCTTTAGATTATCTTGGACGAATCTTTAGTCTCGATATGATCGCTTCATTCGTGCTCTTGCCTTTAGGTTATGCAACTGCAAGTATCTTGGCAGATCTATGGTCACCACGTCTGGTTATCATCGTAGGAGGGAGCATCGAGATTTTTCTAGGTGGTTTGTTCATTTTCCTTGAAAAGGGTCGAGTTGGTTATAAAAAGTCTTTGGAGTTATCTTAA
- the leuS gene encoding leucine--tRNA ligase has product MATNQIKTYDHRAIEQRWQQYWDENWTFKTNDESDKPKFYVLDMFPYPSAAGLHVGHPEGYTATDIISRYKRTRGYEVLHPMGWDAFGLPAEQYAFKTGIHPREITKQNTNNYRRQIKSLGFSYDWDREINTTDPEYYKWTQWIFLQLYKRGLAYIAEVPVNWCPALGTVLANEEVIDGKSERGGHPVIRRPMRQWMLKITAYAERLLEDLEELDWAENIKEMQRNWIGKSEGTEVKFPIDGHDQVLEVFTTRPDTLFGVTYCVIAPEHPLVREITTPEQKDAVEAYLAETAKKSDLERTDLAKDKTGVFTGAYAIHPVTKQPIPIWVADYVLITYGTGAIMAVPAHDDRDWEFATKFSLPIQPVIEGGDVTEAPYTGDGVHINSQFIDGMNNEEAIRTMIDWLEEHHVGERKVSYRLRDWLFSRQRYWGEPIPILHLEDGTTKAVPEDQLPLRLPEVEQIKPSGTGESPLAAVTDWVNTIDPETGMKARRETNTMPQWAGSSWYHLRYIDPHNTKEICSKEKQQKWLPVDLYIGGAEHAVLHLLYARFWHKFLYDIGVVDTKEPFQKLINQGMILGDNHEKMSKSRGNVINPDEIVEKYGADTLRLYEMFMGPLEASKPWSTQGVEGIRRFLNRIWRLYINEDTGMLNENIQSDVTPDEDFRKVWHRTIKVVTHDTENFRFNTAISQMMIFVNEAYKQTTIPQEALSDFAQLLAPYVPHIAEELWDRLGHEGSITYVPWPTYNEAWTVDQEVEMVVQIRGKIKARLTVAKDSSEEELQRLALADAAVQEALEGKEIRKFIVVPNRLINIVI; this is encoded by the coding sequence ATGGCTACGAACCAAATCAAGACCTATGATCATCGTGCCATTGAGCAGAGATGGCAACAATATTGGGATGAAAATTGGACATTTAAGACCAATGATGAATCCGATAAACCCAAATTTTATGTACTAGATATGTTTCCTTATCCTTCAGCAGCTGGCTTACATGTTGGACATCCTGAAGGTTATACAGCAACAGATATTATCTCACGTTACAAGCGAACAAGAGGATATGAGGTACTCCATCCTATGGGCTGGGATGCCTTTGGCTTACCTGCTGAGCAGTATGCATTCAAAACAGGGATTCATCCTCGTGAAATCACGAAGCAAAATACGAATAATTATCGACGCCAAATCAAGTCACTCGGCTTCTCCTATGATTGGGATCGTGAGATCAACACCACTGATCCAGAGTATTATAAATGGACCCAATGGATCTTTCTCCAATTATACAAACGAGGCTTAGCCTATATTGCAGAAGTACCGGTAAACTGGTGCCCTGCATTAGGAACTGTATTGGCCAATGAAGAAGTAATTGACGGGAAGAGTGAGCGCGGTGGACATCCAGTTATTCGTAGGCCAATGCGTCAATGGATGCTGAAGATTACCGCATATGCAGAACGATTACTTGAGGATCTTGAAGAGTTAGATTGGGCTGAAAACATTAAAGAGATGCAACGTAACTGGATCGGTAAATCAGAAGGGACTGAAGTGAAGTTCCCTATTGACGGTCATGACCAAGTTCTCGAGGTATTTACCACACGTCCCGATACTTTATTTGGTGTTACCTATTGTGTGATTGCCCCTGAGCATCCATTGGTTCGTGAAATCACAACGCCTGAGCAAAAGGATGCAGTGGAAGCCTATTTAGCAGAAACAGCGAAGAAGAGTGATCTAGAACGGACTGACTTAGCTAAGGATAAAACAGGTGTCTTCACTGGTGCATACGCCATCCATCCTGTGACCAAGCAACCTATTCCGATCTGGGTAGCCGATTATGTCTTGATCACCTATGGAACAGGTGCGATTATGGCTGTGCCAGCTCATGATGATCGTGACTGGGAATTTGCCACGAAGTTCTCTCTACCGATTCAACCTGTTATTGAAGGTGGCGATGTTACAGAAGCACCTTATACAGGCGATGGGGTGCATATCAACTCCCAATTCATCGATGGGATGAATAATGAAGAAGCGATCCGTACCATGATCGATTGGTTAGAAGAGCATCATGTGGGAGAAAGAAAGGTAAGCTACCGTTTACGCGACTGGCTCTTTAGCCGCCAACGCTACTGGGGTGAACCCATTCCTATCTTGCACTTAGAGGATGGTACCACGAAGGCTGTACCGGAAGATCAATTGCCATTGCGCTTACCAGAGGTTGAACAAATTAAGCCTTCTGGGACAGGAGAATCACCACTGGCTGCTGTCACAGACTGGGTGAATACCATTGATCCTGAGACAGGCATGAAGGCACGAAGAGAAACCAATACCATGCCACAATGGGCAGGGAGTAGCTGGTATCATCTGCGGTATATCGACCCTCATAATACGAAAGAGATCTGTTCCAAAGAGAAGCAACAGAAATGGTTGCCTGTGGATCTCTATATCGGCGGGGCTGAGCATGCAGTGCTTCACCTACTCTATGCACGCTTCTGGCATAAATTCCTCTACGATATTGGTGTAGTGGATACGAAGGAGCCATTCCAAAAGCTGATCAATCAAGGGATGATTCTTGGTGATAACCATGAAAAGATGAGTAAATCTCGAGGCAATGTAATCAATCCTGATGAGATTGTGGAAAAATACGGCGCTGACACACTCCGTCTATACGAAATGTTCATGGGACCATTGGAAGCATCGAAACCTTGGAGCACACAAGGTGTTGAAGGGATCCGCCGCTTCCTCAATCGGATTTGGCGTCTCTACATTAACGAAGATACAGGCATGCTCAATGAGAATATCCAGTCTGATGTGACACCAGATGAGGATTTCCGTAAGGTATGGCATCGGACCATTAAAGTGGTCACCCATGATACAGAGAACTTCCGTTTCAATACTGCCATTAGTCAAATGATGATCTTTGTAAATGAAGCGTATAAACAAACAACCATCCCGCAGGAAGCGTTGAGTGACTTTGCTCAATTGCTTGCTCCCTATGTACCTCATATTGCGGAGGAGCTTTGGGACCGTTTAGGTCATGAAGGCAGCATTACTTATGTACCTTGGCCTACCTATAATGAGGCATGGACCGTTGATCAAGAAGTTGAAATGGTGGTACAAATTAGAGGAAAGATCAAAGCACGCTTAACGGTAGCGAAGGATAGTAGTGAAGAGGAATTACAACGTTTAGCCTTAGCTGATGCAGCCGTTCAGGAAGCATTAGAAGGCAAGGAGATTCGTAAGTTTATCGTCGTGCCGAATCGTTTGATCAATATCGTAATTTAA
- a CDS encoding proline dehydrogenase family protein: MNNPSVEKQFADALKSIARNLEIKEYVQKSPELYPLFQSAAKRFVTGESKENGVSLGDQLIHKGYRVSLEFIGENTTNIEECIRAKDEFIALIKECKKHEISSRISFDLSHIGLSVEPDLAYQNLLEMAKEAESYDLSLMISMEESAKTDQILTVYKKVASEYSNVGITLQAHLHRTIEDIKELLSYPGAIRIVKGAYQEPSDICIPRSEELDQRYLELVALCVSAGHQVSVASHDYAIYKQIIERGYLQNPYVEAEMLYGIRPELCKQLKNDGLPVRVYLTYGVEWYLYLTHRIAEYPPNIYVVITDMIRGADDTSILY; the protein is encoded by the coding sequence GTGAATAATCCATCGGTTGAAAAACAATTCGCAGACGCATTGAAATCCATTGCTCGAAATCTAGAAATAAAGGAGTACGTTCAAAAGTCACCTGAACTTTATCCGTTATTTCAAAGTGCAGCTAAACGGTTTGTAACTGGTGAATCGAAGGAAAATGGGGTATCCCTCGGTGATCAACTTATACATAAGGGATATCGTGTTTCTTTGGAATTCATCGGAGAAAATACAACCAATATAGAGGAGTGTATTCGAGCCAAAGATGAATTTATAGCGTTGATAAAAGAATGTAAGAAACATGAAATTAGTTCTCGTATTTCCTTTGATTTATCTCATATTGGTTTATCTGTTGAGCCGGATCTTGCTTATCAAAACTTATTAGAAATGGCGAAAGAGGCTGAATCATATGACCTTTCTCTCATGATTAGTATGGAGGAATCAGCTAAAACGGATCAAATACTTACCGTATACAAAAAAGTTGCTTCGGAATATTCCAATGTAGGGATTACGCTTCAAGCCCATCTACATCGAACAATCGAAGACATTAAGGAATTACTTAGCTATCCTGGAGCAATCCGAATTGTTAAGGGAGCATACCAAGAACCATCGGATATTTGTATTCCTCGTTCGGAGGAATTGGACCAACGTTATCTTGAATTAGTAGCCCTATGTGTTAGTGCTGGGCACCAAGTTTCAGTTGCTTCCCATGATTACGCTATCTATAAACAAATTATTGAGCGTGGTTATTTGCAAAATCCATATGTGGAAGCAGAAATGTTATATGGTATTCGTCCTGAACTTTGTAAACAACTCAAAAATGACGGACTACCAGTCCGGGTTTATCTCACCTATGGGGTGGAATGGTACTTATATCTCACCCATAGGATAGCTGAATATCCACCAAATATTTATGTTGTCATTACGGACATGATTCGGGGGGCAGACGATACTTCGATACTTTATTAA
- a CDS encoding DUF896 domain-containing protein produces MLPANKINRINELARKAKVEGLTAEERSEQQTLRQEYLQSLRQSFRSQLESITIMEVDDEGNVLNERKPTSKKKPLQ; encoded by the coding sequence TTGTTACCAGCCAATAAAATTAATCGCATCAATGAGTTAGCCAGGAAAGCGAAGGTCGAAGGGCTGACAGCAGAAGAACGAAGTGAACAACAAACGCTTCGCCAGGAATATTTACAATCCCTCCGTCAATCTTTTCGCTCACAACTGGAATCCATCACCATTATGGAAGTAGATGATGAAGGTAACGTGTTGAACGAACGGAAGCCAACAAGTAAGAAAAAGCCTTTACAATAA
- a CDS encoding acyltransferase family protein, translated as MNKPASTFLPEINLIRGMACVSVVVMHSVTSQNYAMGLPAVQKLFLFATPVFLFISAFLMFYRYPDTIPSYFMKRRVQYILIPYLIWSITYSYLITWTYQHRLPTAWEVTKNALTGQYHIYFILIIFQYFLLFMLLHKLKWQYAMGKHWVLIVTFIFNLLYLAFFTFIEPDTFARLWTEYFGTQLSTPLLYSMWGRYYFILFPAWIFYFVLAGYLAYNYDRWKAFVLKYKWWIFLLLVIAGYLVVVSIQHGRITSKRPEVYLYTMVVLAAMFIISNWIQNNWIGRSFHWIARYSFGIYLAHPMLYTIFHFYYKGVHPYLYFTYSFVIQLGGALLLTLVLSKLPFGKFIVGKLQKKLPKHANTSTNAAQM; from the coding sequence TTGAATAAACCAGCTTCAACATTCCTACCAGAGATTAATCTTATCCGTGGAATGGCCTGTGTATCTGTTGTGGTTATGCACTCTGTCACAAGCCAAAATTACGCCATGGGTCTTCCAGCTGTGCAGAAGCTCTTCCTATTTGCTACACCGGTATTTCTCTTTATCTCTGCTTTCTTAATGTTCTATCGCTATCCTGATACGATTCCCTCCTATTTTATGAAGCGAAGAGTTCAATATATTTTGATACCCTATTTGATCTGGAGTATCACCTATAGCTATTTGATTACCTGGACCTATCAGCATCGTCTTCCAACTGCTTGGGAAGTGACAAAAAATGCGTTAACGGGTCAATACCATATCTACTTTATTTTGATCATCTTTCAGTATTTCCTACTATTTATGCTCCTACACAAGCTGAAGTGGCAATATGCCATGGGTAAGCACTGGGTGCTCATCGTCACCTTTATTTTTAATCTCTTGTATCTTGCCTTTTTCACATTTATTGAGCCAGATACCTTCGCTCGCTTATGGACTGAATACTTTGGAACGCAGCTTTCTACTCCATTGTTATATTCCATGTGGGGACGTTACTACTTTATCCTCTTCCCTGCTTGGATCTTCTATTTTGTCTTGGCTGGTTATCTTGCGTATAACTATGATCGTTGGAAAGCCTTTGTTCTGAAGTATAAATGGTGGATTTTCCTACTCTTGGTCATAGCAGGTTACCTAGTAGTAGTAAGTATCCAACATGGACGGATCACTTCCAAGCGTCCAGAGGTTTATCTCTACACGATGGTGGTTTTGGCTGCCATGTTCATCATCTCTAATTGGATACAGAATAATTGGATTGGTCGATCCTTCCATTGGATCGCTCGCTACTCCTTTGGGATCTACCTAGCTCATCCCATGTTATACACCATCTTCCATTTTTACTATAAGGGAGTTCACCCATATCTCTATTTCACCTATAGTTTTGTCATTCAACTTGGTGGTGCATTACTGCTAACCCTCGTTTTATCAAAGCTTCCATTTGGTAAGTTTATCGTCGGTAAGCTACAAAAGAAGCTTCCTAAGCACGCGAATACATCAACCAACGCTGCCCAGATGTGA
- a CDS encoding DedA family protein has product MDTLRSWLDQYDYFILFFTLMTELIILTLPGELLMSYAGFLVSEGKLNWLVSILVAGLGSSIGITFTYLIGFHYGAPFLKKHGQRVHLGPDKFEKASQWFEKQGNKVLLITYFIPGVRHISGYFSGITKIPYRIFAIYAYTGALIWTSTFITIGKFLGPKWEEFHASVKKYLLIGGIIIAIIMTVIYLIRTQKEKIHNR; this is encoded by the coding sequence ATGGATACATTAAGGTCTTGGCTAGATCAATATGATTATTTCATATTGTTTTTCACCTTGATGACGGAGCTAATCATACTGACATTGCCTGGTGAATTACTAATGAGCTATGCAGGATTTCTTGTCTCAGAAGGGAAGCTAAATTGGTTAGTGAGTATTCTTGTAGCCGGACTGGGCAGTTCCATTGGAATAACTTTTACATACCTCATTGGATTTCACTATGGAGCTCCTTTTTTAAAGAAGCATGGACAGCGAGTTCATTTGGGTCCAGATAAGTTTGAGAAAGCATCACAATGGTTTGAAAAGCAGGGCAATAAAGTCTTACTCATCACTTATTTTATTCCTGGCGTTCGACATATCAGCGGATACTTTTCTGGAATAACCAAAATTCCATATCGCATTTTTGCAATCTATGCATATACTGGAGCGCTAATCTGGACATCTACCTTTATCACAATAGGAAAGTTCTTAGGCCCGAAGTGGGAGGAGTTTCATGCTTCCGTCAAGAAATATCTACTCATCGGTGGTATCATAATAGCTATCATTATGACAGTAATTTACCTCATTAGAACTCAAAAAGAGAAAATCCATAATCGATGA
- a CDS encoding aspartyl-phosphate phosphatase Spo0E family protein, whose product MATQMGVTLSDDSINHWDSIILDSLIEQYRRTLYMMFTEGKTLTHPEMIRKSQQLDRLIVARQRILHN is encoded by the coding sequence GTGGCTACACAGATGGGAGTAACCCTTTCTGATGATTCAATTAATCATTGGGATTCCATCATCCTAGATAGTCTGATTGAACAGTACAGGCGTACTTTGTATATGATGTTTACAGAAGGTAAAACACTGACACATCCTGAGATGATCAGGAAAAGTCAGCAGCTTGATCGGTTGATCGTAGCTCGACAGAGAATTCTTCATAACTAG
- a CDS encoding type 1 glutamine amidotransferase family protein, producing the protein MKNEILLLLTDKWCDWEASYAVAVANAFSDYMVKTISVDTNPKISMGNLCTSVDYSITNFDNYSNVAMVILPGGLSWEENDYDEIAEFIKNITQNHIPVAAICGATTFLCKHGFLDTVKHTGDSLELFQSQKGYNGQSLYIPAQVVVDGGFITANETAAVEFAYEIFKILKLDSEDELAQWYDNFNNGAIRRL; encoded by the coding sequence ATGAAAAATGAAATATTACTATTACTCACAGACAAATGGTGCGATTGGGAAGCAAGCTATGCTGTTGCTGTTGCTAATGCCTTTTCTGATTATATGGTAAAAACAATTTCAGTTGATACGAATCCTAAAATTTCAATGGGAAACCTATGTACAAGTGTTGATTATAGCATTACCAATTTTGATAATTATTCTAATGTTGCAATGGTTATTTTGCCGGGTGGACTTTCTTGGGAAGAAAATGATTATGACGAAATTGCAGAGTTTATAAAGAATATTACACAAAATCATATTCCTGTTGCCGCCATTTGCGGTGCAACTACATTTTTATGTAAACACGGCTTTTTAGATACCGTTAAACATACAGGGGATAGCTTGGAATTATTCCAAAGTCAAAAAGGATATAATGGACAGTCTCTGTATATTCCAGCCCAAGTTGTTGTTGATGGCGGCTTTATTACTGCCAACGAAACTGCTGCTGTGGAATTTGCGTATGAAATTTTCAAAATTTTAAAATTGGATAGTGAAGATGAATTAGCACAGTGGTATGATAATTTTAACAATGGTGCAATACGGAGATTATGA
- a CDS encoding MDR family MFS transporter produces MKIREWDINLKVRLIGELLMNVLFWMYFPFMAIYFADEFGKALTGWLMILPPVAGVISNLYGGAWADRFGRKRMMMISVVLEAIGLYIFAISPSPWLDFVIFVLLASVGTLYQPASMAMVADLVPVHERRAVFSVFYMANNIGVVLGPIIGSILFFTYRHELILGSAILSTIFLFVLNKYVHETLPANAKDKLENTSLTDQLKDYAIIFKDKLFFMYIIAGITISQIFMQMDLYMAIFVNEHVVQQPFLQWGDHLITIDGKGLYGWMIAVNGAMVVLFTVAVTRAIQRWSDKKALVISSFLFGFSFFMMAFSINPWYLLFCMVVFTLAELIRTPVMQNFITKISPEDQRGQYLGASSLQFSIGRAIAPLAITLAEFISPFGMFTLFFVLGIISSILYARMFDLHDVRVEGERAI; encoded by the coding sequence ATGAAAATACGTGAATGGGATATTAATTTAAAGGTTCGTTTAATTGGCGAGCTGTTAATGAATGTTTTGTTTTGGATGTACTTTCCTTTTATGGCCATCTACTTTGCCGATGAGTTTGGCAAGGCACTAACCGGTTGGTTAATGATCCTTCCTCCAGTAGCAGGCGTGATTTCCAACCTATATGGTGGTGCGTGGGCAGATCGCTTTGGACGGAAGCGGATGATGATGATTTCCGTCGTCCTCGAAGCGATTGGTCTCTATATCTTTGCAATTTCACCAAGTCCCTGGCTTGATTTCGTCATCTTTGTGCTGCTGGCTAGTGTAGGTACGCTGTATCAGCCTGCTAGCATGGCGATGGTCGCGGACCTGGTGCCCGTACATGAACGACGGGCAGTCTTCTCTGTCTTCTATATGGCCAACAATATTGGTGTTGTACTTGGGCCAATTATTGGTTCCATCCTATTCTTTACTTATCGTCATGAGCTAATCTTAGGATCGGCTATTCTATCTACGATCTTTCTCTTTGTATTGAATAAGTATGTCCATGAAACCCTGCCAGCCAATGCAAAGGATAAATTAGAAAATACTAGTCTCACGGATCAGTTAAAGGATTATGCGATAATATTTAAGGATAAGCTTTTCTTCATGTATATTATTGCTGGGATTACGATTTCGCAGATCTTCATGCAGATGGACCTCTACATGGCCATCTTCGTCAATGAGCATGTAGTTCAGCAGCCCTTTCTCCAATGGGGAGATCATCTTATCACCATTGATGGCAAAGGGTTATATGGCTGGATGATCGCTGTCAATGGGGCGATGGTGGTGCTATTTACTGTTGCTGTTACCCGTGCCATTCAGCGCTGGAGCGATAAGAAAGCGTTGGTGATCTCATCCTTTCTTTTTGGATTTAGCTTCTTTATGATGGCTTTCTCTATTAATCCTTGGTATCTCTTGTTCTGTATGGTGGTCTTTACGCTGGCAGAGTTGATCCGAACTCCTGTTATGCAAAACTTTATTACAAAGATCTCACCAGAGGACCAGCGGGGACAGTATCTCGGTGCATCATCGTTACAATTTTCCATTGGGCGTGCTATTGCACCATTAGCCATTACGCTCGCAGAATTTATCTCGCCATTTGGAATGTTCACGCTGTTCTTCGTACTGGGGATTATCAGCTCAATACTCTATGCACGGATGTTTGATCTCCATGATGTCAGAGTGGAGGGAGAACGGGCTATTTAA